One part of the Cyprinus carpio isolate SPL01 chromosome A25, ASM1834038v1, whole genome shotgun sequence genome encodes these proteins:
- the cav1 gene encoding LOW QUALITY PROTEIN: caveolin-1 (The sequence of the model RefSeq protein was modified relative to this genomic sequence to represent the inferred CDS: deleted 1 base in 1 codon) produces MTSGYKDGAPEEDYAHSPFIRKQGNIYKPNNKEMDNDSINEKTLQDVHTKEIDLVNRDPKHLNDDVVKVEFEDVIAEPAGTYSFDGVWKASFTTFTVTKYWCYRLLTALGGAIPLALVWGIFFASSLSFIPHLAVVPCLKSYLIEIFIVSSRVYSKPPLVHTFCEPALRSHGKCFSQQVSWESPHLHQGGVGQREGKEPEGWGGVGCCVEGEWKTMSNAGR; encoded by the exons GATTACGCTCACTCACCGTTCATCAGGAAACAGGGGAacatttataaaccaaataataaagaaatggaTAACGACAGCATCAACGAAAAGACCCTTCAGGATGTCCACACCAAGGAGATTGACCTGGTCAACCGGGACCCAAAGCATTTAAATGACGATGTGGTCAAG GTGGAATTTGAGGACGTGATCGCTGAGCCTGCTGGTACTTACAGCTTCGACGGCGTGTGGAAAGCAAGCTTCACCACCTTCACAGTAACCAAGTACTGGTGCTACAGGCTGCTGACAGCCCTGGGGGGGGCCATCCCGCTCGCCCTGGTATGGGGCATCTTCTTCGCATCCTCCCTCTCCTTCATTCCACATCTGGCGGTGGTGCCTTGC TTGAAGAGCTACCTAATCGAGATCTTCATTGTGTCCAGTCGAGTCTACTCCAAACCCCCTCTTGTGCACACCTTCTGCGAACCCGCTCTTCGAAGCCATGGAAAGTGCTTCAGTCAACAAGTGTCCTGGGAGTCACCCCACCTCCACCAAGGTGGTGTAGGACAGAGAGAAGGAAAAGAGCCAGAGGGATGGGGTGGGGTGGGTTGTTGTGTGGAAGGGGAATGGAAAACAATGTCCAATGCAGGAAGATAA